Genomic segment of Pseudomonadota bacterium:
GCTCTTGGTCTGGAGCGCCGACCATTTCATCGAGGGCTCGGCCGCGACCGCGCGCCATTTCGGCATGCCGCCGCTTTTGATCGGCATGGTGATCATCGGTTTCGGCACTTCCGCACCGGAGATGGTGGTTTCCGCCTTGGCGGCTTTTCAGGGAAACCCCGGGCTGGCCGTGGGTAACGCTTACGGTTCGAATATCAGCAATATCGCGCTGATTCTCGGGCTTACGGCCCTGATCAACCCCATTACCATTCATTCCCAGGTGCTGCGCCGGGAAATCCCGCTGCTGCTCGCCGTCACCGCCCTGGCGGCCTGGCAATTCGGGGATGACCAGCTCACCCGTGGCGAAGCCCTGGTCTTACTCGGCGTCTTTGGCGCGCTGATGGTCTGGACCATCCATCAGGGCCTGAAAAGTAAAACCGACCCCCTGAGCCATGAGATAATTAAAACGCTGGAGAACAAAGCGGTACCGCTGGAACAAAGCGTCTCCCGGTTGCTTGTCGGCCTGGTCCTACTGATTGTCAGCTCCCGTCTTCTGGTCTGGGGCGCGGTTGCCATCGCCCAGGCCTTTGGCGTCAGTGATTTGGTCATCGGCCTGACCATCGTCGCGGTGGGCACCTCGCTGCCCGAGCTGGCCTCTTCAATGATCGCCACCCGTAAAGGCGAGCATGATCTCGCTCTGGGCAATATCCTGGGCTCCAACCTTTTTAACACCCTGGCCGTGGTCGGCATTGCCGGAGCCATTCAGCCCCTGCGCGTCGCGCCCGAAGTCCTCTATCGCGATATTCCATTCATAGCCGGGCTGACCGTTTCCCTGCTTATTCTGAGCTATCGCTTTCGCCAATCCCGCCGCGGCAACCGCATCAACCGCTTCGCCGGCGCGTCCCTGCTGACCGCTTACCTTGCCTATACCGCGTATCTGATCAGAGGTTTTTTCTGACGGTATCTCTTTTTCGCAAAAAGCCCGATTAAGCCTTCCACGCCTCACAGCCCGGGGATCAGGAAAGACGATGTGACTTAAGATAATTATCCCGGAAGATTTTTTGTAAAACCGCGGCATCGCCAATCAAGTTCGCGACAGTATCAATATAATCACAGATCAGCTCCGGCCAGTCGCTGGTCGCATCCGAACCAAACAAGACCTGATCCTGATAGGTTAAAATAAAATCACGATACGCCTGCGGACTTGCTTTCATAAACGGCAATAATGAGGAGAAATCAGTAAAACAACCGGGATAGTGAATCAGAAGTCGGGCCATGATTTTGCGGGAAAAACCGAAATGAGGAAAGATAAATATCTGGTCACCGGAATCCGCCAGAATATTTTCGACAAAACCTTCTTCCTGACGCAGATCGACATGAAAGATCACAGGCCAGGCCAAAGCCCGGGCCTGTTCGATCAGGCCAATGGTCAGACGCTCAAAATCCCGGCGGCTTTTGCCGAACAGTCCCGGCCAGCCGGTCATTCCATAAACTTTATCTTCCTCGGGTACATAAAGCAGTTTCAGCCCGCGAAAACCGGCTGCGGCGAAACTGGACAGATCGGATTCCTCTTCCGTCAGATAACGGCTGTCGAGGTACGGAAAAACCTCAAGACCGGGGAACTCTTCGGGTGACGGCAGAGCCATGCCTTCGCTGCCGAAAAACAGATGACGACCAATTTTATCGTGATATGAATGAGGAATGAAAGCCAGACACTTCTCCGGATCCGAGGGATGATGTCCCATCACAATCAAGCCGAGCCCTTTCAAACCTTTTTCCCGTAAAGACAAACAGCCGTCGCGGTTTTCAAGCCGTGAATGACGCCAGAGATAGTGCACATGGGCATCGTAAATTTCAGCCTTTTCACACATAATAATTCCTTACAATTGTAAACCGCCGGCCCCATCAGGCCGGATATTTTTTCACCTTCTCTGTAAAGGACTCCGGAAGCTCAACACTACTGTTTACCGAAGGCTTCACCTCACAGGACAAAACTTCATCAGCTACCGGGGCATAAATTACAGATTTCCAGATCGAAGTCAACCCGAAACCCGAATCACATCCTGAATCTGGGCCTCGTCCCCCCAACTTCCATAAATCACAGTTGCCCGGCAAAAGTCTCCCGACCGGTGGTAAAAAACCTGTCACTTAAAAACCATCACCAAGCCCGAGCTGAACCACTTGTTTTTTCCGGTTGACAGTTGTGACAGTACAAGCTAGGCTGAGACTGACCGGTTTCGTTCTGAAAAACCCTGCCGCAGCCAGGCCTTGTCCGCTTTATGTGGTTTGCCAGAATAATCAACCCATTATCATCTCAAGCCAGACCGCCGGACCCGAACCACCATTTTTGACAAGGAGAAAAAGGATGGAAGAAAACCGTAATTTCAGCCGCATTAAGTTCAAGGCTCACACCAAACTCGAAATCGGCCCCCACTCCTACGGCGGCGAGCTTCTCGATATCTCCCTGAAAGGCGCCCTGATCAGTTCATCCGCTCGC
This window contains:
- a CDS encoding calcium/sodium antiporter, which codes for MLAAFLAVVLGLGLLVWSADHFIEGSAATARHFGMPPLLIGMVIIGFGTSAPEMVVSALAAFQGNPGLAVGNAYGSNISNIALILGLTALINPITIHSQVLRREIPLLLAVTALAAWQFGDDQLTRGEALVLLGVFGALMVWTIHQGLKSKTDPLSHEIIKTLENKAVPLEQSVSRLLVGLVLLIVSSRLLVWGAVAIAQAFGVSDLVIGLTIVAVGTSLPELASSMIATRKGEHDLALGNILGSNLFNTLAVVGIAGAIQPLRVAPEVLYRDIPFIAGLTVSLLILSYRFRQSRRGNRINRFAGASLLTAYLAYTAYLIRGFF